In one window of Arcobacter sp. CECT 8983 DNA:
- the cysS gene encoding cysteine--tRNA ligase, with the protein MALFVYDSVKKEKIEFQPIKNNDVKVYVCGPTVYDDSHLGHARSAIAFDILHRTLKANNYNVTMTKNFTDIDDKIIKKMHETNKSLEEITNHYINAYKNDMQILNILDNTLEPKATQNLDVMIEMIENLISKDIAYATSDGIYFDVSKDEAYGSLSKRASDENSQARVEANTEKRNPSDFALWKFEKQNDVSFEATFGKGRPGWHIECSAMINKHLAYKDQPFQIDIHGGGADLLFPHHENEAAQTRCSSKSSLAKYWMHNGFVTINGEKMSKSLGNSFFLKDIVKSYSGEVIRFYLLTAQYRTNFNFNEEDLISSKKRLDKFYRVKKRVYGLGASAVNKELKEDILKALNDDLNTPKAISIIDEYITKANETLDKEPKNKNIKKELVSSFEFINEVLGIGFNDAFTYFQFGVSHEDIEKIEQLILKRSEAKKNKDFETADKIREEISSLDVSIMDTPNGTVWEKH; encoded by the coding sequence ATGGCACTATTTGTTTATGACTCAGTAAAAAAAGAAAAAATTGAGTTTCAACCAATAAAAAACAATGATGTAAAAGTTTATGTTTGTGGGCCTACAGTGTATGATGATTCACACTTAGGTCACGCAAGATCTGCAATTGCTTTTGATATACTACATAGAACACTTAAAGCAAATAACTACAATGTTACTATGACTAAAAACTTCACAGATATTGATGATAAAATCATCAAAAAAATGCATGAAACTAATAAGTCATTAGAAGAAATTACAAATCACTATATTAATGCATATAAAAATGATATGCAAATTTTAAATATCTTAGATAACACTTTAGAACCAAAAGCAACACAAAATCTTGATGTGATGATTGAAATGATTGAAAATTTAATCTCAAAAGACATAGCCTACGCTACAAGTGATGGGATATATTTTGATGTTTCAAAAGATGAAGCTTATGGTTCTTTATCAAAAAGAGCAAGTGATGAAAACTCACAAGCAAGAGTTGAAGCAAATACTGAAAAAAGAAATCCAAGTGATTTTGCCCTTTGGAAATTTGAAAAACAAAATGATGTTAGTTTTGAAGCTACTTTTGGAAAAGGAAGACCAGGTTGGCATATTGAGTGTTCTGCTATGATTAATAAACATCTTGCATATAAAGATCAGCCTTTCCAAATTGATATTCATGGTGGAGGGGCTGACCTTCTTTTCCCTCACCATGAAAATGAAGCAGCACAAACAAGATGTTCATCAAAGTCTTCTTTAGCTAAATATTGGATGCATAATGGTTTTGTAACAATAAATGGAGAGAAAATGAGTAAATCATTAGGTAACTCTTTTTTCTTAAAAGATATTGTAAAATCATATTCAGGAGAAGTTATTAGATTTTATCTTTTAACAGCTCAATATAGAACAAACTTTAACTTCAATGAAGAAGATTTAATCTCTTCTAAAAAAAGACTTGATAAATTTTATAGAGTTAAAAAAAGAGTTTATGGGTTAGGAGCATCAGCTGTAAATAAAGAGCTTAAAGAAGATATTTTAAAAGCTTTAAATGATGATTTAAATACTCCAAAAGCAATCTCTATAATTGATGAATACATAACTAAAGCCAATGAAACTTTAGATAAAGAACCAAAAAATAAAAATATTAAAAAAGAATTAGTTTCAAGTTTTGAGTTTATAAATGAAGTATTAGGAATTGGATTTAATGATGCTTTTACATATTTCCAATTTGGTGTGTCACATGAAGATATTGAAAAAATTGAACAATTAATCTTAAAAAGAAGTGAAGCTAAAAAAAATAAAGATTTTGAAACTGCTGACAAAATTAGAGAAGAAATTTCTTCATTAGATGTATCTATTATGGATACTCCTAATGGTACAGTATGGGAAAAGCACTAA
- the nusA gene encoding transcription termination factor NusA — protein sequence MDKIIDILDSIAYEKGLKVEEVETALKEALIKTAEKMVDETLTFDANIDRENKKLELSQKIEVVPDGDSRSLGLDKEGNNINPENFIELSEAKEIDPDLEVGDTVDYDLEFENMGRNAATILHSNFEYRVQRYLEETLVTKYKNKIGKTINGTVTRVDRQENTFVEIGEVKGMLPRKSRIKGEFFKVGDTVKAVVKAVNIDKANGLIIELSRTAPKFLESLLRAEVPELKDEIISIEASARIPGSRAKIALTTTDPSVDPIGSIVGVKGVRISAVSAQLHGENIDCVEYSAIPEMFISRALSPAIIQSVKIEKPAEGNDKGKAVVTIPSDQKSKAIGKAGLNIRLASMLTRYEIELVEVGGSTSSMSSSDNQEVEKTTDTASLEALFK from the coding sequence ATGGATAAAATTATTGATATACTGGATTCTATTGCCTATGAAAAAGGTCTAAAAGTAGAAGAAGTTGAAACAGCTTTAAAAGAAGCATTAATAAAAACTGCTGAAAAAATGGTAGATGAAACATTAACATTTGATGCGAATATAGATAGAGAAAATAAAAAATTAGAGCTTTCACAGAAAATAGAAGTTGTGCCAGATGGTGATAGTAGATCTTTAGGACTTGATAAAGAAGGAAACAATATTAATCCTGAAAACTTTATTGAGTTAAGTGAAGCAAAAGAGATTGACCCTGATTTAGAAGTTGGAGATACAGTTGATTATGACCTAGAGTTTGAAAACATGGGAAGAAATGCTGCAACAATTTTACATAGCAACTTTGAATATAGAGTACAAAGATATCTAGAAGAAACTTTAGTAACTAAATATAAAAATAAAATTGGAAAAACAATTAATGGTACAGTAACTAGAGTTGATAGACAAGAAAACACTTTTGTTGAAATTGGTGAAGTAAAAGGTATGCTTCCAAGAAAATCTAGAATTAAAGGTGAGTTCTTTAAAGTTGGAGATACTGTAAAAGCTGTAGTAAAAGCTGTAAACATTGATAAAGCAAATGGTTTAATTATTGAATTATCAAGAACTGCACCTAAGTTTTTAGAATCTCTTTTAAGAGCAGAAGTTCCTGAATTAAAAGATGAAATTATTTCTATTGAAGCAAGTGCTAGGATTCCAGGAAGTAGAGCTAAGATTGCTTTAACTACTACTGATCCTTCTGTTGACCCAATTGGTTCAATCGTAGGTGTAAAAGGTGTTAGAATTTCTGCTGTTTCTGCACAACTACATGGAGAAAATATTGATTGTGTTGAGTATTCAGCGATTCCTGAAATGTTTATTTCAAGAGCATTATCTCCTGCTATTATTCAAAGTGTAAAAATTGAAAAACCAGCAGAAGGAAATGATAAAGGTAAAGCAGTAGTTACAATTCCAAGTGACCAAAAATCAAAAGCAATTGGAAAAGCTGGTTTAAATATCAGACTTGCATCAATGTTAACTAGATATGAAATTGAACTTGTTGAAGTTGGTGGTTCAACTTCTTCAATGTCAAGTTCAGATAACCAAGAAGTTGAAAAAACTACAGATACTGCAAGCTTAGAGGCACTATTTAAGTAA
- a CDS encoding HP0268 family nuclease yields MELLFARNELTEKPKKVQLDKIKEELNKSGEKIFYFDRDNSHKDMMSLVDALEDEGYNVYFREVKYGLADEEYMYEVHAL; encoded by the coding sequence ATGGAATTATTATTTGCAAGAAATGAACTTACTGAAAAGCCAAAAAAAGTTCAACTTGATAAGATAAAAGAAGAGTTAAATAAAAGCGGTGAAAAAATATTCTATTTTGATAGAGACAACTCTCACAAAGATATGATGTCTTTAGTTGATGCGTTAGAAGATGAGGGTTATAACGTATATTTCAGAGAAGTTAAGTACGGACTTGCTGATGAAGAGTACATGTATGAGGTACATGCTTTATAA
- the miaB gene encoding tRNA (N6-isopentenyl adenosine(37)-C2)-methylthiotransferase MiaB — protein MSNVEKKLFIQTLGCQMNDTDSQHIIAELKEHKNYTTTDQMEDADLIIINTCSVREKPVQKLFSEIGQFNIKKKKDAKIGVCGCTASHLGQDIIKRAPYVDFVVGARNISKIKDVVDKKGSVEIDIDYDDSTYQFAQNSNSLYKTSVNISIGCDKECTYCIVPATRGDEISIPPEMIVKQVEKDVAKGAKEVTLLGQNVNSYGRRFSDGRAKTNFTKLLQEVSKVEGLERIRFTSPHPLHMDDEFIEEFSKNPKISKCIHMPLQSGSTKVLKAMKRGYTKEWFLNRAKKIRDLVPNVRITTDIIVAFPGESQEDFEDTIDVIKQVKFDQIFNFKYSPRPNTKALEFKDLEIEDEIGSARLTEVIELHKLHQSELMDSNVGKTVEVLFESLKPNGEIAGFTDNYCQVFVKGSDELLGEIVKVKITGATRTALKGEIIS, from the coding sequence ATGAGTAATGTAGAAAAAAAACTATTTATACAAACGCTAGGGTGTCAAATGAATGACACTGATAGCCAACATATAATTGCTGAATTAAAAGAACATAAAAATTATACAACAACAGATCAGATGGAAGATGCTGATTTAATTATTATTAACACATGTTCTGTAAGAGAAAAGCCAGTTCAAAAACTGTTTTCAGAGATTGGACAATTCAATATTAAAAAGAAAAAAGACGCTAAGATTGGAGTTTGTGGATGTACAGCTTCACACTTAGGTCAAGATATTATAAAAAGAGCTCCATATGTAGATTTTGTAGTTGGAGCTAGAAATATTTCAAAAATCAAAGATGTAGTTGATAAAAAAGGTTCAGTTGAAATTGATATTGACTATGATGACTCAACTTACCAGTTTGCACAAAATTCTAATTCCTTATATAAAACATCTGTGAATATTTCTATTGGATGTGATAAAGAGTGTACTTATTGTATTGTACCTGCAACAAGAGGTGATGAGATTTCTATTCCACCTGAAATGATTGTAAAGCAAGTTGAAAAAGATGTAGCAAAAGGTGCAAAAGAAGTAACTTTATTGGGGCAAAATGTAAACTCATATGGAAGAAGATTCTCTGATGGGAGAGCTAAAACAAACTTTACTAAACTTTTACAAGAGGTTTCTAAAGTAGAAGGTTTAGAAAGAATAAGATTTACTTCTCCACATCCTTTACATATGGATGATGAGTTTATAGAAGAGTTTTCAAAAAATCCAAAAATATCTAAATGTATTCATATGCCTTTACAAAGTGGTTCTACTAAAGTATTAAAAGCTATGAAAAGAGGATATACAAAAGAGTGGTTTTTAAATAGAGCTAAAAAGATTAGAGATTTAGTTCCAAATGTAAGAATTACAACAGATATTATTGTAGCTTTTCCAGGTGAGTCTCAAGAAGATTTTGAAGATACAATTGATGTAATCAAACAAGTTAAATTTGATCAAATCTTTAACTTCAAATACTCTCCAAGACCAAATACTAAAGCTTTAGAATTTAAAGATTTAGAAATAGAAGATGAAATTGGTAGTGCAAGACTTACAGAAGTTATTGAACTACATAAATTACATCAAAGTGAATTAATGGACTCAAATGTTGGTAAAACTGTAGAAGTTCTATTTGAGTCTTTAAAGCCTAATGGTGAGATTGCTGGTTTTACAGATAATTATTGTCAAGTATTTGTAAAAGGAAGTGATGAATTATTAGGAGAAATAGTAAAAGTAAAAATAACTGGCGCAACAAGAACTGCACTAAAAGGTGAAATTATAAGCTAA
- a CDS encoding lysophospholipid acyltransferase family protein, translating to MKAFLITRVVPFILQLFVRFIYLTSKKVFHHPKIDENESFVVAFWHGELLMQPYNYKKLKPAGKVSAMISQHKDGEAITRTVEYLGIHSIRGSSSKGGAKALIAAIKEIKAKNDIAITPDGPRGPRHSVADGIVAISKKTNAKILVFNCKATKYWQFNSWDKFIVPKPFGKLEFFIEEPIDISQMEMDEAKAFIKEKMLVNAMD from the coding sequence ATGAAAGCATTCTTAATAACAAGAGTAGTGCCTTTTATTTTACAATTATTTGTAAGGTTTATTTACCTTACAAGTAAAAAAGTTTTTCACCATCCAAAAATAGATGAAAATGAATCATTTGTAGTCGCTTTTTGGCATGGTGAACTTTTAATGCAACCATATAATTATAAAAAATTAAAGCCAGCTGGAAAAGTAAGTGCAATGATAAGCCAACACAAAGATGGTGAAGCTATTACTAGAACAGTTGAGTATTTAGGTATTCATTCTATTAGAGGTTCTAGTAGCAAAGGTGGTGCAAAAGCATTAATTGCTGCAATTAAAGAGATAAAAGCAAAAAATGATATTGCCATAACTCCAGATGGACCAAGAGGTCCTAGACATTCTGTTGCAGATGGAATAGTGGCTATTTCAAAGAAGACTAATGCTAAAATCTTAGTGTTTAATTGCAAAGCTACAAAATATTGGCAGTTTAACTCTTGGGATAAATTTATAGTGCCTAAACCTTTTGGGAAATTAGAGTTTTTTATTGAAGAACCAATTGATATTTCACAGATGGAAATGGATGAAGCAAAAGCATTTATAAAAGAAAAAATGTTAGTTAATGCTATGGATTAA
- a CDS encoding sensor histidine kinase, whose amino-acid sequence MENRFSVLILDDVQDNIYSLELLIEDLDINIHSALNANAAINILMQENIDLILCDIQMPDIDGFQFVEYIKRIDKLKDIPVIFITGIYDKDLYQKKGYDLGAIEYISKPIDDVLLTSKLKSYIDLFNKNKQIRTSLEKANKLAVHNTKMASIGEMIGVISHQLKQPLNVLSIYCDDIKFAYQYNELNDEMVDEFSQNTKKQIHYMRDTIDGFLSFFNPDKNKNKFEIKKVIESTQELLGSQIKKANVALETQMLSNYTLSGIDMELSQVLINLITNSIQAFEERGINDRKIELITFSKDEKNYLIVSDNAGGIEEENLEKIFDPYYTTKEEGTGVGLYMVKLVIKNSYNGNLKIENFQDGVRFIMQF is encoded by the coding sequence ATGGAAAATAGATTTTCTGTTTTAATTTTAGATGATGTTCAAGATAATATATACTCTTTAGAACTGTTAATTGAAGATTTAGACATAAATATTCACTCTGCACTAAATGCAAATGCCGCTATTAATATTCTTATGCAAGAAAATATTGATTTAATACTTTGTGATATTCAAATGCCAGATATAGATGGTTTTCAGTTTGTAGAATATATTAAAAGAATAGATAAATTAAAAGATATCCCAGTTATTTTTATTACAGGTATTTATGATAAAGATTTATATCAAAAGAAAGGTTATGATTTAGGAGCTATTGAATATATTTCAAAACCAATTGATGATGTTCTTTTAACTTCAAAATTAAAATCTTATATTGACCTTTTTAATAAAAATAAACAAATAAGAACATCACTAGAAAAAGCAAATAAACTTGCAGTTCACAATACAAAAATGGCTAGTATTGGAGAAATGATAGGAGTGATTTCACACCAACTAAAACAACCTTTAAATGTCTTATCAATTTATTGTGATGACATAAAGTTTGCTTACCAATACAATGAGTTAAACGATGAAATGGTTGATGAATTTTCTCAAAATACTAAAAAACAAATTCACTACATGAGAGATACAATTGATGGTTTTCTTAGTTTTTTTAATCCAGATAAAAATAAAAATAAATTTGAAATTAAAAAAGTTATTGAAAGTACACAAGAGTTACTTGGTTCTCAAATAAAAAAAGCAAATGTAGCCTTAGAAACTCAAATGCTCTCTAACTACACTTTAAGTGGTATTGATATGGAGTTATCTCAGGTTTTAATTAATCTAATTACAAACTCAATACAAGCCTTTGAAGAAAGAGGCATAAATGATAGGAAAATTGAGCTTATCACTTTTTCTAAAGATGAAAAGAATTATCTTATTGTAAGTGATAATGCAGGGGGAATAGAAGAAGAAAACTTGGAAAAAATATTTGACCCATACTATACTACAAAAGAAGAAGGAACAGGTGTTGGTTTATATATGGTTAAATTAGTAATCAAAAATAGTTACAATGGAAACCTAAAAATAGAAAATTTCCAAGATGGAGTTAGATTTATTATGCAGTTTTAA
- a CDS encoding HAMP domain-containing sensor histidine kinase yields MLNIIDKFRNSIGSNLFNRVYLTYFVFVFLFVLFQIFTEYKNEKKKIEKVFTKIETVYKSILIKNIKDKNVKELNNISNAIEETTDIAGISIIESKQRFIYLHGVVSSDIENIKSIIRLPDLQYEFSNDLLTHGIGITINEREYFIFLFIEENEIFKNMEESIFLILLNILASMIVLGILFLIFSTKHLIKPLNKIIDATKKFDVVEHEVIEIKLESKEKNELDTLAKTFNKMSKRINEAYINMQQLTMIREIQKNKLEEQKKELEDANKSKDDFMANMSHELKTPLNSINVISNVMMKNKRGVLNEKDIKNLEIINKCGKDLLFLINDVLDLSKLEAGEIILNNDKLDLKELADGIYDMFNLQVKERNIEFTYHIDDSLDFIFSDKDRISQIIKNLLSNAVKFTEKGQVKFLVLDDEPNIKVVVEDDGIGISKDKLEHIFDRFKQVDGSTTRKYGGTGLGLAICKELSKLLGGDVFVESEVDKGSTFTLVLPKNKHLLEGMNFLEISSNKEDSDSQNRIKEDIIVLNNDPIVFFNLVIELNKNYKVLQAFSFDELKTFIERKEKVVVDIDNLSKDEIDFIIANFEGKLIFISENELLEEYKKQVFDFVKKPLTEELISKI; encoded by the coding sequence ATGCTAAACATTATTGATAAATTTAGAAATAGTATTGGTTCAAACTTATTTAATAGAGTATATCTTACATACTTTGTTTTTGTATTTTTGTTTGTTCTTTTTCAAATTTTTACTGAATATAAAAATGAGAAAAAAAAGATTGAAAAAGTATTTACAAAAATTGAAACTGTATATAAAAGTATTTTGATAAAAAATATTAAAGATAAGAATGTTAAAGAACTAAATAATATTTCTAATGCCATAGAAGAAACAACAGATATTGCTGGTATATCTATTATTGAAAGTAAACAAAGATTTATATATCTTCATGGAGTTGTTTCCTCTGATATAGAAAATATAAAATCAATAATTAGATTGCCTGATTTACAGTATGAATTCTCAAATGATTTATTGACTCATGGAATAGGTATTACTATAAATGAAAGAGAATATTTTATTTTCTTATTTATAGAAGAGAATGAGATTTTTAAGAATATGGAAGAATCAATATTCTTAATTCTTTTAAATATTTTGGCAAGTATGATTGTCCTTGGAATTTTATTTTTAATATTCTCAACAAAACATTTAATTAAGCCTTTAAATAAAATAATTGATGCAACTAAGAAATTTGACGTTGTAGAGCATGAAGTAATTGAAATAAAACTAGAAAGTAAAGAAAAAAATGAGTTAGATACCTTAGCTAAAACATTTAATAAAATGTCAAAAAGAATTAATGAAGCCTATATTAATATGCAACAGTTAACAATGATTAGGGAGATTCAAAAAAATAAACTAGAAGAACAGAAAAAAGAACTAGAAGATGCTAATAAATCAAAAGATGATTTTATGGCAAATATGAGTCACGAATTAAAAACACCATTAAATTCTATTAATGTAATCAGTAATGTAATGATGAAAAATAAAAGAGGTGTTTTAAATGAAAAAGATATAAAAAACTTAGAAATTATAAATAAATGCGGAAAAGACTTATTGTTTTTAATAAATGATGTTCTAGATCTTTCTAAACTTGAAGCTGGTGAAATTATATTAAACAATGATAAGCTTGATTTAAAAGAGTTAGCTGATGGCATATATGATATGTTTAATTTACAAGTAAAAGAGAGAAATATTGAGTTTACATATCATATAGATGACTCTTTAGATTTTATCTTTAGTGATAAAGACAGAATTAGCCAAATTATAAAAAATCTTCTAAGTAATGCTGTTAAATTTACTGAAAAAGGGCAGGTTAAATTTTTAGTTTTAGATGATGAACCAAATATAAAAGTAGTAGTTGAAGATGATGGAATAGGGATATCAAAGGATAAATTAGAACATATCTTTGATAGATTTAAGCAAGTAGATGGAAGTACAACTAGAAAATATGGTGGTACAGGATTAGGGCTTGCTATTTGTAAAGAGTTAAGTAAATTATTAGGTGGTGATGTATTCGTCGAAAGTGAAGTTGATAAAGGCTCAACATTTACTTTAGTACTTCCAAAAAATAAACATCTTTTAGAAGGAATGAATTTTTTAGAGATAAGTTCAAATAAAGAAGATTCAGATTCACAAAATAGAATAAAAGAAGACATAATTGTATTAAATAATGACCCTATTGTTTTCTTTAATTTAGTCATTGAGTTAAATAAAAATTATAAAGTTTTACAGGCATTTTCTTTTGATGAATTAAAGACTTTTATTGAAAGAAAAGAAAAAGTTGTTGTAGATATTGATAATTTATCAAAAGATGAAATAGATTTTATAATCGCAAATTTTGAAGGTAAATTAATATTTATTTCTGAAAATGAGTTATTAGAAGAGTATAAAAAGCAAGTATTTGATTTTGTTAAAAAACCATTAACTGAAGAGTTAATTTCAAAAATATAA
- a CDS encoding response regulator, which produces MIENKEELRSLKILYVEDEDLAREKLGKFLQRKFDNVELCANGLDGFFAFEKAYNSGHKFDLVISDINMPKMDGLEMFEKIKEIDNKIPSMLITARTETEQLLKAISLHIDSYILKPIDLTVIDEKLNRLCSDVFYKKNYENQKKELQTYLDILNQEAIVSKTDLSGKITYVNDGFCVVTGYEESELLGKSHKLIRHPEVPKEFFKNLWETIQDGKIWSGTFKNQAKDGSTFFVNTKIIPIFDSSSKDISEYIAVRFLVTEDELKKRESFKKYIEQVSQYKRAISGLNKEKEELAKRVVDLTTINSTLETKAQQIEIKRKQLLSQLEAYEKNNLEYDKVNLMTRQDKSKQFDQMYKALNTLKSVNKRQEKAMKGLEEMLQSKKDDLDHYIKKDLENKKRINDLRDLVTNLQEENEEIKNQKKSLF; this is translated from the coding sequence ATGATTGAGAATAAAGAAGAACTGAGAAGTTTAAAAATTTTATATGTTGAAGATGAAGATTTAGCAAGGGAAAAATTAGGAAAATTTTTACAAAGAAAATTTGATAATGTAGAACTTTGTGCAAATGGATTAGATGGCTTTTTTGCCTTTGAAAAGGCATATAATAGCGGTCATAAATTTGATTTAGTAATTAGTGATATAAACATGCCTAAGATGGATGGCCTTGAAATGTTTGAAAAGATAAAAGAAATAGATAATAAAATTCCTTCTATGCTGATTACTGCAAGAACTGAAACTGAACAATTATTAAAAGCTATCTCTTTACATATTGACAGTTATATTTTAAAGCCAATAGATTTAACAGTAATTGATGAAAAGCTAAATAGACTTTGTAGTGATGTTTTTTATAAAAAGAATTATGAAAATCAAAAGAAAGAGCTACAAACTTATTTAGATATTTTAAATCAAGAAGCAATAGTTTCAAAAACAGATTTAAGTGGAAAAATAACTTATGTAAATGATGGTTTTTGTGTTGTTACTGGATATGAAGAGAGTGAATTACTTGGTAAATCCCATAAGTTAATAAGACATCCTGAAGTTCCAAAAGAGTTTTTTAAAAATCTGTGGGAAACTATCCAAGATGGTAAAATCTGGAGTGGAACCTTTAAAAACCAAGCCAAAGATGGTTCAACTTTTTTTGTAAATACCAAAATTATTCCTATCTTTGATTCTTCAAGTAAAGATATTTCAGAGTATATAGCAGTTAGATTTTTAGTTACAGAAGATGAACTGAAAAAAAGAGAAAGCTTTAAAAAATATATAGAACAAGTATCTCAATATAAAAGAGCTATTAGTGGTTTAAATAAAGAAAAAGAAGAATTAGCAAAAAGAGTTGTAGATCTTACAACAATTAATTCTACTTTGGAAACAAAAGCACAACAAATAGAAATAAAAAGAAAACAGTTGTTAAGTCAATTAGAGGCTTATGAAAAAAACAATCTAGAGTATGACAAAGTAAATCTTATGACTAGACAAGATAAAAGTAAACAGTTTGATCAAATGTATAAAGCTTTAAATACTTTAAAAAGTGTAAATAAAAGACAAGAAAAAGCTATGAAAGGTCTAGAAGAGATGTTACAATCAAAAAAAGATGATTTAGACCATTATATAAAAAAAGATTTAGAAAATAAAAAAAGAATAAATGATTTAAGAGATTTAGTTACAAATTTACAAGAAGAGAATGAAGAGATAAAAAATCAAAAGAAAAGTCTATTTTAA
- the mqnE gene encoding aminofutalosine synthase MqnE — MSVLEKIKNKQRLEYEDAIKLYDLDLFELASIANDIRREKHGDKTYFNINRHINPTNICKDVCQFCAYSASRKNPNPYTMQHEQILETVKNSSKNGIKEVHIVSAHNPDTGLEWYLDIFKKIKKDFPHIHVKALTAAEIHFLAQEYNLSYEQIIEKMIESGVDSMPGGGAEIFDEKVRKRICGGKVNSQQWLDIHRLWHKAGHESNATMLFGHVESREHRIDHILRLRDLQDETNGFNAFIPLVYQKENNYLKVKEFLTGQEILKTMAIARILLDNIPHIKAYWVTSTVKLALLAQEFGANDLDGTIEKESIQSAAGAKSANGMPLEEFVDLIKNSGFTPVERDSLYNEIKVW; from the coding sequence ATGAGTGTTTTAGAAAAGATTAAAAATAAACAAAGACTTGAATATGAAGATGCGATAAAACTATATGATTTAGACCTTTTTGAATTAGCATCAATTGCAAATGATATAAGAAGAGAAAAACATGGAGATAAAACCTATTTTAATATAAATAGACATATAAATCCAACAAATATTTGTAAAGATGTATGTCAATTCTGTGCTTATAGTGCAAGTAGAAAAAACCCTAATCCATACACAATGCAACATGAACAAATTTTAGAAACAGTTAAAAACTCATCTAAAAATGGTATTAAAGAAGTACATATTGTATCTGCTCATAATCCTGATACAGGATTAGAGTGGTATTTAGATATCTTTAAAAAAATCAAAAAAGATTTTCCTCATATTCATGTAAAAGCTTTAACTGCAGCAGAAATACATTTTTTAGCGCAAGAATATAATCTAAGTTATGAGCAAATTATTGAAAAAATGATTGAAAGTGGTGTTGATTCAATGCCAGGTGGTGGAGCTGAAATCTTTGATGAAAAGGTTAGAAAAAGAATCTGTGGAGGGAAAGTTAACTCTCAGCAATGGCTTGATATACACAGACTTTGGCATAAAGCAGGACATGAAAGTAATGCAACAATGTTGTTTGGACATGTAGAGTCAAGGGAACACAGAATAGACCATATATTAAGACTACGTGACTTACAAGATGAAACAAATGGTTTTAATGCTTTTATTCCTCTTGTATATCAAAAAGAGAATAACTATTTAAAAGTAAAAGAGTTTTTAACTGGTCAAGAGATTTTAAAAACTATGGCTATTGCTAGAATTCTTTTAGATAATATTCCCCATATAAAAGCTTATTGGGTGACTTCAACTGTAAAATTAGCCCTTCTAGCTCAAGAGTTTGGTGCAAACGATTTAGATGGAACAATTGAAAAAGAATCAATTCAAAGTGCAGCAGGAGCAAAAAGTGCAAATGGTATGCCCCTTGAAGAGTTTGTTGATTTAATTAAAAACTCTGGCTTTACACCAGTTGAAAGAGACTCTCTTTATAATGAGATAAAAGTTTGGTAA
- a CDS encoding carbonic anhydrase — MILNELIKGNEKFRNSQYLELEDGIKDLVLNGQKPEVLFIGCSDSRVTPDLMLNSKPGDMFILRNVGNFVPPYKHDEDYHGSAAAIEYAVAVLKVKHIIVCGHSHCGACKSLYEDIPITDSLIHVRTWLKLGYKAKERTLKNKKFTTEEEMYRATERNSIRYQLENLLTYPDVKRLLNEGGIKVHGWYYDIQTAKIDYYDSKDDKFKPLSEFTYEP, encoded by the coding sequence ATGATTTTAAACGAATTAATTAAAGGAAATGAAAAGTTCAGAAACTCTCAATATTTGGAGTTAGAGGACGGGATAAAAGATTTAGTCCTGAATGGACAAAAGCCAGAAGTTTTATTTATTGGTTGTTCTGATAGTAGAGTTACTCCTGATTTAATGTTAAACTCAAAACCTGGAGATATGTTTATTTTAAGAAATGTAGGAAATTTTGTACCTCCATATAAACATGATGAAGACTATCACGGTAGTGCTGCTGCTATTGAGTATGCAGTTGCTGTTTTAAAAGTAAAACATATTATTGTATGTGGACACTCTCATTGTGGAGCTTGCAAATCTTTATATGAAGATATTCCAATTACTGATTCATTGATTCATGTTAGAACATGGTTAAAACTTGGATATAAAGCTAAAGAAAGAACATTAAAAAATAAAAAGTTTACTACAGAAGAAGAGATGTATAGAGCAACTGAAAGAAACTCTATTAGATATCAACTTGAAAACCTTCTAACTTATCCAGATGTAAAAAGATTATTAAATGAAGGTGGAATTAAAGTTCATGGATGGTATTATGACATTCAAACTGCAAAAATCGATTACTATGATAGTAAAGACGATAAATTTAAACCTTTAAGTGAGTTTACATATGAGCCATAA